The Austwickia sp. genome includes a region encoding these proteins:
- a CDS encoding type II toxin-antitoxin system PemK/MazF family toxin → MFTDLPSHGELWWSSIAEVGPRPAVVLSRDEAIAGRRRTMVAFCSTRRRGLLTEVLLEPGDDPVTKLSVVQLDSLTDVAVHQLTERLGRLSPARMQQICQALATAVACD, encoded by the coding sequence ATGTTTACTGACCTGCCATCCCACGGCGAGCTGTGGTGGTCCAGCATTGCCGAGGTGGGACCGCGACCCGCAGTCGTCCTGAGCCGTGATGAAGCCATCGCGGGTCGCCGGCGCACGATGGTGGCCTTCTGCAGCACTCGCCGTCGCGGCCTGCTCACCGAGGTGCTGCTGGAGCCCGGCGACGACCCCGTCACAAAGCTGTCGGTAGTTCAGCTGGACTCGCTGACGGACGTCGCGGTTCACCAGTTGACCGAGCGGCTCGGCCGGCTCAGCCCGGCGCGGATGCAGCAGATCTGCCAGGCCCTGGCCACGGCTGTGGCCTGCGACTGA
- a CDS encoding catechol 2,3-dioxygenase, with the protein MSVLRLGYVHARVTDMADAVSHYERTLGMKNVGMIDGKQYFKGWDEWEHHSLVLEEGGVGLVKLGYKVSSVDDLAAYESRAQQFGVTVERFSKGENEAVGDGVRFNLPSEHRVELYAEMTEVGNEVGFINPEVFPRDLVGVGVPGIDHALITAEDPGLAERFFTEVLDWYPTERVQTSLDDDHELVGTWLSASQKVHDLAIIGGPQGGLHHFAFQLLDWSAVGRAGSLFSMDDVSVDVGPTQHGITRGTTIYFFDPSGNRNEVYAGGYMAYRDRPTVRWTVDQLGKGIFYLQRELNERFTTVLT; encoded by the coding sequence ATGAGTGTTCTGCGGCTGGGTTATGTGCACGCCCGCGTGACGGACATGGCGGACGCCGTGTCGCACTACGAGCGCACGTTGGGCATGAAGAACGTCGGGATGATCGACGGCAAGCAGTACTTCAAGGGCTGGGACGAGTGGGAGCACCACAGCCTGGTCCTCGAAGAGGGCGGCGTGGGCCTGGTCAAGCTGGGCTACAAGGTCTCCTCCGTGGACGACCTGGCCGCCTACGAGAGCCGCGCCCAGCAGTTCGGGGTCACCGTCGAGCGCTTCAGCAAGGGCGAGAACGAGGCCGTCGGCGACGGCGTACGGTTCAACCTGCCCAGCGAGCACCGGGTCGAGCTGTACGCCGAGATGACCGAGGTCGGCAACGAGGTCGGCTTCATCAACCCCGAGGTCTTCCCCCGCGACCTGGTCGGCGTCGGCGTCCCCGGTATCGACCACGCCCTGATCACCGCCGAGGACCCCGGGCTCGCCGAGCGGTTCTTCACGGAGGTGCTCGACTGGTACCCCACCGAGCGGGTCCAGACCAGCCTCGACGACGACCACGAGCTGGTCGGCACCTGGCTGTCCGCCTCCCAGAAGGTGCACGACCTGGCCATCATCGGCGGCCCGCAGGGCGGGCTGCACCACTTCGCGTTCCAGCTGCTCGACTGGAGCGCCGTCGGCCGCGCAGGGTCGCTGTTCTCCATGGACGACGTGTCCGTCGACGTGGGCCCGACCCAGCACGGCATCACCCGCGGCACGACGATCTACTTCTTCGACCCCTCGGGCAACCGCAACGAGGTCTACGCGGGCGGCTACATGGCCTACCGCGACCGGCCGACCGTCCGCTGGACCGTCGACCAGCTCGGCAAGGGCATCTTCTACCTGCAGCGCGAGCTCAACGAGCGCTTCACGACCGTCCTGACCTGA
- a CDS encoding phenol 2-monooxygenase, giving the protein MQYELKTQVIEQRRKTFTHLIERFGDRPASRYEEGTIGLQATENFHYRPTWAPDKELYDPAYSEFKLTDPYSFTDPRQLYYTPYVTTRTGMHEAFGKTLDYLDTRDLFAKLPEAWRSIMADTFVPMRHYESAGQLIFSGACRFGYGTSITQCCAYAAFDRIGIAQLISRVGIALGGGGAELLDSAKTAWVEDAHLQGMRRYAEEAMVEADLADTVIAYDLTDQLTYGLLYRELDEAALLGGAGAYSLVAQHLSGWFADQRRWLDALYKAWLADPEYGATNKAAFERIVAAKLPQAVAAVTAMAEHIDSFAAVGAVEALGRVRTQLTDHLAGLGLDVKEN; this is encoded by the coding sequence TTGCAATACGAGCTCAAGACCCAAGTCATCGAACAGCGCCGCAAGACGTTCACGCACCTCATCGAGCGGTTCGGCGACCGACCGGCGTCCCGCTACGAGGAGGGCACGATCGGCCTCCAAGCGACCGAGAACTTCCACTACCGCCCGACCTGGGCGCCGGACAAGGAGCTGTACGACCCGGCGTACAGCGAGTTCAAGCTGACCGACCCGTACTCCTTCACCGACCCGCGGCAGCTCTACTACACGCCGTACGTCACCACCCGCACCGGGATGCACGAGGCGTTCGGCAAGACGCTGGACTACCTGGACACCCGGGACCTGTTCGCGAAGCTGCCCGAGGCGTGGCGCAGCATCATGGCCGACACGTTCGTGCCCATGCGGCACTACGAGTCGGCGGGCCAGCTGATCTTCTCGGGGGCCTGCCGCTTCGGCTATGGCACCTCCATCACGCAGTGCTGCGCCTACGCGGCGTTCGACCGCATCGGCATCGCCCAGCTCATCTCGCGCGTCGGCATCGCCCTCGGCGGCGGCGGCGCGGAGCTGCTCGATTCTGCCAAGACGGCCTGGGTCGAGGACGCCCACCTGCAGGGCATGCGCCGGTACGCCGAGGAAGCAATGGTCGAGGCCGACTTGGCCGACACCGTCATCGCCTACGACCTCACCGATCAGCTCACCTACGGGCTGCTCTACCGCGAGCTCGACGAGGCCGCGCTGCTCGGCGGCGCCGGCGCCTATTCGCTGGTCGCGCAGCACCTGTCCGGCTGGTTCGCCGACCAGCGCCGCTGGCTCGACGCGCTCTACAAGGCGTGGCTGGCCGACCCGGAGTACGGCGCGACCAACAAGGCGGCCTTCGAGCGCATCGTCGCCGCCAAGCTGCCTCAGGCCGTGGCCGCCGTGACCGCGATGGCCGAGCACATCGACAGCTTCGCCGCGGTGGGCGCCGTCGAGGCGCTCGGGCGGGTGCGCACCCAGTTGACCGACCACCTGGCCGGCCTCGGCCTCGACGTCAAGGAGAACTGA
- a CDS encoding type II toxin-antitoxin system CcdA family antitoxin, with product MARVRISTTVDGDLLTQARAINPDHNDSSMVEDALRLLLKRHRDEEIAAQYARAYANGNDAVDEWGDLNEFLDAAVASRSPEDVY from the coding sequence ATGGCGCGCGTGCGGATCAGTACGACGGTGGACGGCGACCTGTTGACCCAGGCCCGCGCCATCAACCCCGACCACAACGACTCGTCGATGGTCGAGGACGCCCTCCGGCTGCTGCTCAAGCGGCATCGGGACGAGGAGATCGCGGCGCAGTATGCGCGGGCGTATGCGAACGGCAACGACGCGGTCGACGAGTGGGGCGACCTGAACGAATTCCTCGACGCCGCCGTAGCCAGCCGCTCACCCGAAGATGTTTACTGA
- a CDS encoding phenol hydroxylase has translation MAIKALADYDFPSRSRQELYGDDMLVHVWWKDNPMFCAAATFRAPTAMTWADFKAGMIDPWAASDPAYDPSFAFDWGYDGGAFSPRDDATLADLGVGHKHTISMAGGNPLSQQ, from the coding sequence ATGGCGATCAAGGCCCTCGCGGACTACGACTTCCCGAGCCGGTCGCGCCAGGAGCTGTACGGCGACGACATGCTGGTGCACGTCTGGTGGAAGGACAACCCGATGTTCTGCGCCGCCGCCACCTTCCGGGCGCCGACGGCCATGACGTGGGCGGACTTCAAGGCCGGAATGATCGATCCGTGGGCCGCCAGCGACCCGGCGTACGATCCGTCCTTCGCCTTCGACTGGGGCTACGACGGCGGTGCCTTTAGCCCCCGGGACGACGCGACGCTGGCCGACCTCGGCGTCGGCCACAAGCACACGATCTCGATGGCCGGCGGGAACCCGCTGAGCCAGCAGTAG
- a CDS encoding YHS domain-containing protein, which translates to MKARYSALTRDLDWEPSYVEFDKLYPHVTYEGIKIHDWSKWEDPFRLTVDAYYKYQAEKDKRLYSVLDGFAQGQGHLTLSEARYLNAMKIFLGGVTPLEYQAHRHFAYLSRHFAGPGPRFAALCQSIDEMRHAQTEIHTLSNYNKYYSGFHNFTQQHDRVWYLSVPKSYFDDALSAGPFEFLIAIGFSFEFLLTNLLFVPFMSAASFNGDLPTMTFGFSAQSDESRHMTLGLEAIKFLLEQDEDNVPIVQEWVDKWFWRGYRVAAIVAQMLDYMLPRPVMSWKEAFELYFERQMLDGLFPDLAYYGIKPPRFVQQAIDEKEILSHAVYLVFYNFSFAANFTTTIPTEEHLAWLKQSYPDTFEKYYQPRWDRAKEIADGGGRFFFGGLPQLCQVGQIPMTFPEPGDPTTICQRSSEYQGENFNFCSDGCQWIFEREPEKYVQAWLPVHQIYQGNCGGPSVPEVLEWYGIAEGDNGEYEGSVDHANWKKWHDQVEDISGNHADARDEAAVAAAVKEV; encoded by the coding sequence ATGAAGGCGCGGTATTCCGCGCTGACCCGCGACCTCGACTGGGAACCGAGCTACGTCGAATTCGACAAGCTCTACCCGCACGTCACGTACGAGGGCATCAAGATCCACGACTGGAGCAAGTGGGAGGACCCCTTCCGGCTGACCGTGGACGCCTATTACAAGTACCAGGCGGAGAAGGACAAGCGCCTCTACTCCGTGCTGGACGGATTCGCGCAGGGCCAGGGCCACCTCACGTTGTCCGAGGCTCGCTACCTCAACGCGATGAAGATCTTCCTCGGCGGCGTGACCCCGCTGGAATACCAGGCGCACCGCCACTTCGCCTACCTCTCGCGGCATTTCGCTGGCCCGGGCCCGCGGTTCGCGGCGCTGTGCCAGAGCATCGACGAGATGCGGCACGCGCAGACCGAGATCCACACGCTGAGCAATTACAACAAGTACTACAGCGGGTTCCACAACTTCACCCAGCAGCACGACCGGGTCTGGTATTTGTCCGTGCCGAAGTCCTACTTCGACGACGCGCTGTCGGCCGGCCCGTTCGAGTTCCTCATTGCCATCGGGTTCTCGTTCGAGTTCCTGCTGACGAACCTGCTGTTCGTGCCGTTCATGTCGGCCGCCAGCTTCAACGGCGACCTGCCGACCATGACGTTCGGCTTCTCGGCCCAGTCCGACGAGTCCCGGCACATGACCCTCGGGCTCGAGGCCATCAAGTTCCTGCTCGAGCAGGACGAGGACAACGTGCCGATCGTGCAGGAATGGGTCGACAAGTGGTTCTGGCGCGGCTACCGCGTCGCGGCGATCGTGGCGCAGATGCTCGACTACATGCTCCCGCGGCCCGTGATGAGCTGGAAGGAGGCCTTCGAGCTGTACTTCGAGCGGCAGATGCTCGACGGACTGTTCCCGGACCTGGCCTACTACGGCATCAAGCCCCCGCGGTTCGTGCAGCAGGCCATCGACGAGAAGGAGATCCTCTCGCACGCGGTCTACTTGGTCTTCTACAACTTCAGCTTCGCGGCGAACTTCACCACGACGATCCCGACCGAGGAGCACCTGGCCTGGCTCAAGCAGTCCTACCCGGACACGTTCGAGAAGTACTACCAGCCGCGCTGGGACCGGGCCAAGGAGATCGCCGACGGCGGCGGCCGGTTCTTCTTCGGCGGGCTCCCCCAGCTGTGCCAGGTCGGCCAGATCCCGATGACGTTCCCCGAGCCGGGTGACCCGACGACGATCTGCCAGCGGAGCAGCGAATATCAGGGCGAGAACTTCAACTTCTGCTCCGACGGCTGCCAGTGGATCTTCGAGCGGGAGCCCGAGAAGTATGTGCAGGCCTGGCTGCCGGTGCACCAGATCTATCAGGGCAACTGCGGTGGGCCGTCGGTTCCCGAGGTGCTGGAGTGGTACGGCATCGCCGAGGGCGACAACGGCGAATACGAGGGCAGCGTGGACCACGCCAACTGGAAGAAGTGGCACGACCAGGTCGAGGACATCTCCGGCAATCACGCCGACGCACGCGACGAGGCCGCCGTGGCGGCCGCGGTGAAGGAGGTCTGA
- a CDS encoding 2Fe-2S iron-sulfur cluster binding domain-containing protein — protein sequence MSQTYTVTVEPLGREVECREDQTILDALLRSGVWVPHSCTHGTCATCKVEVLDGDVDHGESSSFALMDFERDEGKTLVCCAFPRSDVTIEADVDVDEDIEVHPVDDYTGTVVAIEDIATDTKRLTIEIDRDLAFNAGQYMRVMVPARDGEPAVDRTYSMANPPTEQRLLEFQVRRVEGGKATDGWVFKDLAVGDEVALSGPYGRFVLKVGGDAPAIMIAGGTGLAPIASMIKHALVNGEYDGHITLYAGGRSKEWLYDVDVFRQLEEDYPEQFTYRPCLSETGEDGYAEGTVTAVLEADHETLKGHQGYLCGFPAMVEAALKSLMSRRLFPRDIFREDFFNEADKATGGVKSPLIKR from the coding sequence ATGTCGCAGACCTACACCGTCACCGTCGAACCGCTCGGCCGTGAGGTCGAATGCCGCGAGGACCAGACGATCCTGGACGCGCTGCTGCGCAGCGGCGTGTGGGTGCCGCACAGCTGCACCCACGGCACGTGCGCCACCTGCAAGGTGGAGGTGCTGGACGGCGACGTCGACCACGGCGAGTCCTCCAGCTTCGCGCTGATGGACTTCGAGCGCGACGAGGGCAAGACGCTGGTGTGCTGCGCGTTCCCGCGGTCCGACGTCACCATCGAGGCCGACGTGGACGTGGACGAGGACATCGAGGTGCACCCGGTCGACGACTACACCGGCACCGTCGTGGCCATCGAGGACATCGCCACCGACACCAAGCGCCTCACCATCGAGATCGACCGGGACCTGGCGTTCAACGCCGGCCAATACATGCGGGTCATGGTGCCCGCGCGGGACGGCGAGCCGGCCGTCGACCGGACCTATTCGATGGCCAACCCGCCCACCGAGCAGCGCTTGCTGGAGTTTCAGGTGCGGCGCGTCGAGGGCGGCAAGGCGACCGACGGGTGGGTGTTCAAGGACCTCGCGGTGGGGGACGAGGTGGCGCTGTCCGGACCGTACGGGCGATTCGTCCTCAAGGTCGGCGGCGACGCGCCCGCCATCATGATCGCCGGCGGCACCGGGCTCGCGCCGATCGCGTCGATGATCAAGCACGCGCTGGTCAACGGCGAGTACGACGGGCACATCACTCTCTACGCCGGGGGCCGCAGCAAGGAGTGGCTGTACGACGTCGACGTCTTCCGGCAGCTCGAGGAGGACTATCCCGAGCAGTTCACCTACCGGCCCTGCCTGTCGGAGACGGGGGAGGACGGGTACGCCGAGGGCACGGTGACCGCCGTCCTGGAGGCCGACCACGAGACCTTGAAGGGGCACCAGGGCTACCTGTGCGGGTTCCCGGCAATGGTCGAGGCGGCGCTGAAGTCGCTGATGTCGCGGCGGCTGTTCCCGCGCGACATCTTCCGGGAGGATTTCTTCAACGAGGCCGACAAGGCCACCGGCGGCGTCAAGTCGCCGTTGATCAAGCGCTAA
- a CDS encoding CZB domain-containing protein, which produces MSASPTGTGLPESTLRSLLSRGDQVTVAVVDLTECLARMTSATQETATAAASMSVATGTVADEAQAVASATEEMTAAMREVSEAASQATAAVADASQAARGVRGAVDSLAESAGQIDGVVKTVSSISDQTRLLALNATIEAALPGAAGKGFAIVAEEVKSLAHETTAATAEIGDKLAQLASNSEQVREAVLRIDEMLRRVELSQTSIAAAIEEQNATIAEITRSATKVADATTELRSEVADCVTATDQARASLTRSHQQMDQVEHVVGAQRQAVEAIAGSVTVHPLRAAITAHAAWKKRLRAAIDSGTLPEGVTVESAARDDGCAFGQWLGTGEPEALDRTRTATARATHADFHRAASRILAEAVGGRRTAAEHLMCDTNGYAGIAMNLTDQLTSWAAGRTRLSGVSRRPQPWPGPGRSAASAPG; this is translated from the coding sequence ATGTCCGCCTCCCCGACCGGCACGGGCTTGCCCGAGTCGACGCTGCGCAGCCTGCTCTCCCGCGGGGACCAGGTCACCGTCGCGGTGGTCGACCTGACCGAGTGTCTGGCCCGGATGACCTCGGCCACGCAGGAGACGGCGACCGCCGCGGCGTCGATGTCCGTGGCCACGGGCACCGTCGCGGACGAGGCGCAGGCCGTGGCCTCGGCCACCGAGGAGATGACCGCCGCGATGCGCGAGGTCTCCGAGGCCGCCTCCCAGGCCACCGCGGCCGTCGCGGACGCCTCCCAGGCGGCCCGTGGGGTCCGGGGTGCGGTCGACTCGCTCGCCGAATCGGCCGGGCAGATCGATGGCGTCGTCAAGACCGTCTCCAGCATCTCCGACCAGACCCGGTTGCTCGCCCTCAACGCCACGATCGAGGCCGCCCTTCCCGGCGCCGCCGGGAAGGGCTTCGCCATCGTGGCCGAGGAGGTCAAGAGCCTGGCGCACGAGACGACCGCGGCCACCGCCGAGATCGGCGACAAGCTCGCCCAGCTCGCCAGCAACAGCGAGCAGGTTCGGGAGGCGGTCCTGCGCATCGACGAGATGCTCCGGCGCGTCGAGCTGAGCCAGACCTCGATCGCGGCCGCCATCGAGGAGCAGAACGCGACGATCGCCGAGATCACCCGATCCGCGACCAAGGTGGCCGACGCCACCACCGAGCTGCGGTCCGAGGTCGCCGATTGCGTGACGGCCACCGATCAGGCCCGGGCCAGCCTCACCCGGTCGCACCAGCAGATGGACCAGGTGGAGCACGTCGTGGGCGCGCAGCGGCAGGCCGTCGAGGCGATCGCCGGCAGCGTCACGGTGCATCCGCTGCGGGCCGCCATCACCGCGCACGCGGCCTGGAAGAAGCGGCTCCGCGCCGCGATCGACTCCGGCACCCTCCCCGAGGGCGTCACCGTCGAGTCGGCCGCCCGCGACGACGGGTGCGCCTTCGGTCAGTGGCTGGGCACCGGGGAGCCCGAGGCCCTCGACCGGACCCGCACGGCCACGGCCCGCGCCACGCACGCCGACTTCCACCGCGCCGCCAGCCGCATCCTGGCCGAGGCCGTGGGCGGCCGTCGCACCGCGGCCGAGCACCTGATGTGCGACACGAACGGGTACGCCGGGATCGCGATGAACCTCACCGACCAGCTGACCTCCTGGGCCGCAGGTCGAACGCGACTGAGCGGGGTCAGTCGCAGGCCACAGCCGTGGCCAGGGCCTGGCAGATCTGCTGCATCCGCGCCGGGCTGA
- a CDS encoding IclR family transcriptional regulator — protein MLLFDALYRAEQALPLAELARRAGLPKTSTHRLAEELCRHALLERADGGYRLGMRLFELGAGVPPQRALREAALPLMADLREATRCTVHLAVLDGIEVVYVQILNSPGSTRLPSRLGGRLPAHATGVGKVILAYSPAEVVTARIDAGLTRLTPRTICTPGTLSRELETIRANGVAYDREESTVGIHCVAAPVFDAQDRVVAALSVTGRSTREVVRVAPAARTVGLALGRLLQARTPPPAHPLDAQ, from the coding sequence ATGCTGCTCTTCGACGCGCTGTATCGCGCCGAGCAGGCGTTGCCGCTGGCGGAGCTGGCGCGCCGCGCCGGCCTGCCCAAGACCTCCACCCACCGCCTCGCCGAGGAACTGTGCCGGCACGCGCTGCTGGAGCGGGCCGACGGGGGTTACCGGCTCGGGATGCGCCTGTTCGAGCTGGGCGCCGGCGTACCGCCGCAGCGCGCCCTCCGCGAGGCCGCCCTTCCGCTCATGGCCGACCTGCGCGAGGCGACCCGCTGCACGGTGCACCTGGCGGTCTTGGACGGCATCGAGGTCGTCTACGTGCAGATCCTCAACAGCCCCGGGTCGACGCGGCTGCCGAGCCGGCTCGGCGGCCGCCTCCCCGCGCACGCGACGGGCGTGGGCAAGGTGATCCTCGCCTACTCCCCGGCCGAGGTCGTCACGGCCCGGATCGACGCGGGCCTGACCCGGCTGACCCCCCGGACGATCTGCACGCCCGGCACCCTCAGCCGCGAGCTGGAGACCATCCGCGCCAACGGGGTGGCTTATGACCGCGAGGAGTCGACCGTGGGGATCCACTGCGTGGCCGCGCCGGTCTTCGACGCCCAGGACCGCGTGGTCGCGGCCCTGTCCGTAACGGGCCGCTCGACCCGCGAGGTCGTGCGGGTAGCCCCCGCCGCGCGGACGGTCGGGCTCGCGTTGGGTCGCCTGTTGCAGGCCCGCACGCCGCCGCCGGCGCACCCCCTCGATGCCCAGTGA
- a CDS encoding heme-binding protein, which produces MLTAAGAMRALDAAWHQSLEIGVPINISVCAGAGNELAFLRPDGAPLLSMGIARDKTYTVAAFNGVPTQKWYGMIKDEPALLAGIVHRDRLVVFGGGVPIVIDGQLVGAVGCSGGSAEQYAQVATAGAQAVQAG; this is translated from the coding sequence ATGCTCACCGCGGCGGGCGCCATGCGCGCCCTGGACGCGGCGTGGCACCAGAGCCTCGAGATCGGCGTGCCGATCAACATCTCCGTCTGCGCCGGCGCCGGCAACGAGCTGGCGTTCCTGCGGCCGGACGGGGCGCCGCTGCTGTCGATGGGCATCGCGCGGGACAAGACCTACACGGTGGCGGCGTTCAACGGGGTGCCCACGCAGAAGTGGTACGGGATGATCAAGGACGAGCCCGCGCTGCTCGCCGGGATCGTGCACCGGGATCGGCTGGTGGTCTTCGGCGGCGGCGTACCGATCGTCATCGACGGCCAACTGGTCGGCGCGGTGGGCTGCTCGGGGGGTTCCGCTGAGCAGTACGCGCAGGTCGCCACCGCGGGCGCCCAGGCGGTGCAGGCCGGCTAG
- a CDS encoding IclR family transcriptional regulator, whose translation MTLTALDAAGDRPDTLRSVASALDVLDCFSRDAELGVSDIARRLGIAKSTAHRLLTTLCSRGLVEKNAASGQYRLGLHLFELGQLAQQRLRLREVALPMLEELRQLTGHTVHLGVLDGVDIVYAERLESPECRRLMTAVPRRFPSHCTSSGKVIAAFNPDPLDRGFPPRTVGTIRSAQAYRTEVAQRAKLGVGITHGEAVSGLSSVAAPIRDLTGRAYAAISLVAPTTRMLGEVDRSSRLVATVGKRISGRLAMAS comes from the coding sequence ATGACGCTGACCGCGCTCGACGCTGCGGGGGACCGTCCGGACACGCTCCGCTCGGTCGCCAGCGCCCTTGACGTGCTGGACTGCTTCAGCCGCGACGCCGAGCTGGGCGTCTCGGACATCGCGCGGCGCCTCGGGATCGCCAAGAGCACGGCGCATCGGCTCCTGACCACGCTGTGCAGCCGCGGCCTCGTGGAGAAGAACGCCGCCAGTGGGCAATACCGCCTCGGGCTGCACCTGTTCGAACTCGGCCAGCTGGCCCAGCAGCGCCTGCGCTTGCGGGAGGTAGCACTCCCGATGCTGGAGGAGCTGCGGCAGCTCACCGGGCACACCGTCCACCTCGGCGTGCTCGACGGCGTCGACATCGTCTATGCGGAGCGCCTGGAGTCGCCGGAGTGTCGCCGCCTGATGACCGCGGTGCCGCGCCGCTTCCCGTCGCACTGCACCAGCTCCGGCAAGGTCATCGCGGCCTTCAACCCGGACCCGCTCGACCGTGGCTTCCCGCCGCGCACGGTGGGGACGATCCGCTCGGCCCAGGCCTACCGGACCGAGGTGGCGCAGAGGGCCAAGCTCGGCGTGGGCATCACGCACGGCGAGGCGGTCTCGGGGCTGTCCAGCGTGGCGGCGCCGATCCGCGACCTGACCGGCCGCGCCTACGCCGCGATCAGCCTCGTCGCGCCCACGACCCGAATGCTGGGCGAGGTCGACCGTTCCTCGCGGCTCGTCGCCACCGTCGGCAAGCGCATCTCCGGCCGGCTGGCGATGGCCAGCTGA
- a CDS encoding 2Fe-2S iron-sulfur cluster binding domain-containing protein — translation MPMMTVEPDGEKVPVKAGETILDAMYNSGYAYRIGCRRGGCAICKVDLLTGEVDYAKPVCDTVLTDQERAEGTCLSCRAVPRGDVTIRLRDERIRLTNAMLRQYRLAQYEKESS, via the coding sequence ATGCCGATGATGACGGTCGAACCCGACGGCGAGAAGGTGCCGGTCAAGGCCGGCGAGACGATCCTCGACGCCATGTACAACTCGGGCTACGCCTACCGCATCGGCTGCCGCCGTGGGGGCTGCGCCATCTGCAAGGTCGACCTCCTCACCGGGGAGGTGGACTACGCCAAGCCGGTGTGCGACACGGTGCTCACCGACCAAGAGCGCGCCGAGGGGACGTGCCTGAGCTGTCGGGCCGTCCCGCGGGGCGACGTCACGATCCGCCTGCGCGACGAGCGGATCCGGCTGACCAACGCGATGCTCCGGCAGTACCGGCTCGCGCAATACGAGAAGGAGTCATCATGA